From Bordetella flabilis, the proteins below share one genomic window:
- a CDS encoding MFS transporter: protein MMTSPTESQRPMWGATWMVAAVFMLSNSPTPLYEHWRHQMGFSAGTLTVIFAVYIAGLLGTLLVAGQLSDRYGRKPVLLPGLLAALAACVLFASASSVLALAIARLLTGISVGVIVTAGMAAVGDLGGSGRKRLAALLASVAMVFGAGCGPLIAGGLAQAMAQPVVAVFGVELLVLASALVVACLLPLRRPAPDGREPLRIRLPSVPAVNRRHLALGISIFGPGITATSFVLALGPSLLSRLLDIHSPLIAGGMACAMFLTATGVQFSVRRLSVRSILLGGAAATVLAMFSLGIAINAAVAPALVIAALLAGAGQGLGQLGGLTLIGLNVDGARRAEANAVLNIGGYIPAGVLPVGTGYLIDSFGMPVAATLFAGVLMAAAILGGMFVLRSTA, encoded by the coding sequence ATGATGACAAGCCCAACCGAATCACAGCGGCCCATGTGGGGCGCCACCTGGATGGTTGCGGCGGTGTTCATGCTGTCGAATTCGCCCACTCCGCTCTACGAACATTGGCGGCATCAGATGGGATTCTCCGCCGGCACGTTGACCGTGATCTTTGCGGTATACATCGCGGGTTTGCTCGGGACCCTGCTTGTCGCTGGCCAATTGTCCGATCGTTATGGGCGCAAGCCGGTACTGCTGCCCGGACTGCTGGCCGCGCTGGCCGCGTGTGTGCTATTTGCCAGCGCCAGCTCGGTACTGGCCCTCGCTATCGCCCGCTTGCTGACCGGTATCTCGGTGGGCGTGATCGTTACGGCAGGCATGGCCGCCGTGGGAGACCTTGGCGGAAGCGGGCGCAAACGGCTGGCCGCGTTGCTGGCTTCCGTCGCCATGGTGTTCGGGGCAGGTTGTGGGCCCTTGATCGCCGGTGGCCTGGCCCAAGCCATGGCGCAACCCGTCGTGGCGGTATTTGGCGTCGAGCTGCTTGTATTGGCCAGCGCGCTGGTGGTCGCCTGCCTCTTGCCGTTGCGCCGTCCCGCACCGGACGGGCGTGAGCCGTTGCGGATACGGCTGCCTTCCGTCCCGGCCGTGAACCGGCGTCACCTGGCTTTGGGTATCAGTATTTTCGGGCCCGGCATCACGGCTACGTCCTTCGTGCTGGCATTGGGTCCGTCTCTGCTCTCGCGCTTGCTCGATATACACAGCCCGCTGATTGCCGGCGGCATGGCCTGCGCCATGTTCCTCACCGCGACCGGCGTGCAGTTCTCCGTGCGGCGGCTGTCCGTGCGATCGATTCTGCTGGGCGGTGCAGCGGCGACAGTGCTGGCCATGTTCAGCCTCGGCATCGCCATCAATGCGGCGGTGGCGCCGGCACTCGTCATTGCAGCGCTTTTGGCCGGCGCTGGCCAGGGCCTGGGACAGTTGGGCGGCCTGACGCTGATCGGGCTGAACGTCGACGGCGCGCGCCGGGCTGAAGCCAACGCCGTGCTGAATATCGGCGGCTATATCCCCGCCGGGGTATTGCCCGTCGGAACGGGCTATTTGATCGATTCTTTCGGGATGCCTGTCGCCGCGACGCTTTTCGCCGGGGTGCTGATGGCCGCCGCGATCCTGGGTGGGATGTTCGTGCTGCGCTCGACCGCTTGA
- the trmB gene encoding tRNA (guanosine(46)-N7)-methyltransferase TrmB — MTSTSKGDTAASAPLSSATEAALPSSSQALNSPGAAHIRSFVHRRGHITQGQRDALERLLDLWSIPYEPHKLDLAAAFGRQAPTILEIGFGMGETTEKIAMSRPDDNFLGVEVFNAGVGSMLKRIEASQLQNVRIIQHDAVEVVRDMIAPDTLDGVHVYFPDPWPKKRHHKRRLIQPPFVALLASRVKPGGYVHCATDWEQYAQQMLEVLGNDPLLRNAADGYAPRPEFRPQTKFEARGLRLGHGVWDLMFKRVG, encoded by the coding sequence ATGACCTCTACCTCGAAGGGCGATACGGCCGCTTCGGCGCCGCTTTCTTCGGCCACCGAGGCCGCGTTGCCCTCTTCCTCGCAGGCCCTGAACAGCCCGGGCGCCGCGCATATCCGCAGTTTCGTGCATCGCCGTGGCCACATCACCCAAGGCCAGCGCGATGCGCTGGAACGGCTGCTGGACCTGTGGTCCATTCCGTACGAACCGCACAAGCTCGACTTGGCCGCGGCCTTCGGCCGGCAGGCGCCGACGATCCTGGAGATCGGTTTCGGCATGGGCGAGACCACCGAGAAAATCGCCATGAGCCGCCCGGATGACAATTTCCTGGGCGTGGAGGTTTTCAACGCCGGCGTGGGGTCCATGCTCAAGCGCATCGAGGCGTCGCAGTTGCAGAATGTGCGCATCATCCAGCACGACGCGGTGGAAGTGGTCCGCGACATGATCGCGCCGGACACGCTGGACGGCGTGCACGTCTACTTCCCCGACCCCTGGCCCAAGAAGCGGCACCACAAGCGGCGGCTGATCCAGCCGCCCTTCGTCGCCCTGCTGGCCAGCCGCGTAAAGCCGGGCGGGTATGTGCACTGCGCCACGGACTGGGAGCAGTACGCGCAGCAGATGCTGGAAGTGCTGGGCAACGACCCGCTGTTGCGCAACGCGGCGGACGGCTATGCGCCGCGCCCGGAATTCCGTCCCCAGACCAAGTTCGAAGCCCGCGGCCTGCGCCTGGGCCATGGCGTTTGGGACCTTATGTTCAAGCGAGTCGGCTGA
- a CDS encoding NAD(P)H-dependent oxidoreductase: MKTLVIASHPKLGESRIHRAWLATLRGRCDANLTVNDLYGRYPDERIDIRREQALLGENDRVVFEFPIYWYSSPPLLKKWFDEVLEYGWAYGQGGHALEGKEFGIAISTFTPETGYRHDGSVGHTIEELTWPFEATVRRVGGIFLPPFVLNGVAHVSDGELDASAAAYLRYLGAPRGGKSSGGQGGTPKAIRSLAGVE; encoded by the coding sequence ATGAAAACCCTGGTAATCGCCTCCCACCCCAAACTTGGGGAATCCCGCATCCACCGCGCGTGGTTGGCCACGCTGCGCGGCCGGTGCGACGCCAACCTGACGGTCAACGACCTGTATGGCCGCTATCCCGACGAAAGAATCGACATACGCCGCGAACAGGCCCTTCTCGGCGAGAACGACCGCGTTGTCTTCGAATTCCCCATCTACTGGTACAGCTCCCCACCCCTGCTAAAGAAATGGTTCGACGAAGTGCTGGAGTATGGATGGGCATATGGCCAGGGCGGCCACGCACTGGAGGGCAAGGAATTCGGCATCGCGATCTCGACATTCACGCCGGAAACCGGATATCGGCACGATGGCTCCGTCGGGCACACTATTGAAGAGCTGACCTGGCCGTTCGAAGCGACGGTCCGCCGCGTGGGTGGCATCTTTTTGCCGCCGTTCGTCTTGAACGGCGTCGCGCACGTCAGCGACGGCGAATTGGATGCCAGCGCCGCGGCATATCTGCGCTACCTCGGCGCACCGCGCGGCGGCAAGTCATCCGGTGGGCAGGGGGGCACGCCCAAGGCGATCCGGTCTCTCGCAGGCGTCGAATGA
- a CDS encoding LysR family transcriptional regulator codes for MFDWEDLHVFCVFMRHRSLSGAARELQVEHATIARRIASLENDLKLKLVDRRSRSYVPTPHGDAIAHLGERMEEQAFAVARTAESGQLGIHGEVMISSPPVLTLNLIAPRLGELRRQHPALRLRIIGETRTASLHQGEADVALRLSRPTGAALVIRKLGSIPFRLYAAPDYLSECAPSAWTFLAYDESMEESPQQTWLKAHANGRPIVLSSNHLDIQQAAAAAGAGIVGLPFFAGDRDQRLVRVDSDGPSLTRDVWLTVHGDLRQVPRIAVVIEFLSNVLGSALKGPAAA; via the coding sequence ATGTTCGACTGGGAAGACCTGCATGTCTTCTGCGTATTCATGCGGCATAGATCGCTGTCGGGGGCGGCGCGCGAGCTGCAGGTGGAACACGCGACGATCGCGCGGCGCATCGCCTCGCTGGAAAACGACCTGAAGCTGAAGCTGGTCGATCGCCGGTCCCGCTCTTACGTCCCGACGCCGCATGGGGATGCCATCGCCCACCTTGGCGAACGCATGGAAGAACAGGCCTTCGCGGTGGCGCGTACGGCGGAGTCCGGGCAACTTGGCATCCACGGCGAGGTCATGATCAGTTCTCCGCCTGTCCTCACCCTGAACCTGATCGCGCCCCGACTGGGCGAGCTGCGCCGGCAGCATCCCGCGTTGCGGCTGCGCATCATCGGCGAGACACGTACCGCCTCGTTGCATCAGGGGGAGGCGGACGTGGCGCTCCGCCTCAGCCGCCCCACGGGAGCCGCACTGGTAATACGAAAACTGGGAAGTATTCCCTTTCGCCTGTATGCAGCGCCTGATTACCTGAGCGAGTGCGCGCCAAGCGCCTGGACCTTCCTGGCCTACGACGAGAGTATGGAAGAGTCGCCGCAGCAGACGTGGCTGAAGGCGCATGCCAATGGCAGGCCCATCGTACTGTCGAGCAATCACCTCGATATCCAGCAGGCAGCGGCCGCGGCCGGTGCGGGCATCGTCGGCCTGCCTTTTTTCGCAGGCGACCGGGATCAGCGCCTGGTCCGCGTGGACAGCGACGGGCCGAGCCTGACACGTGATGTCTGGCTGACCGTACATGGCGATCTGCGCCAGGTACCGCGCATAGCCGTGGTCATTGAGTTTCTGAGTAATGTGCTGGGCAGCGCGCTGAAGGGGCCGGCTGCGGCGTAG
- a CDS encoding Bug family tripartite tricarboxylate transporter substrate binding protein, translating into MKLNRRTLLGAAAAGLCTSLAPRVFAQGDWPARPVKIVSPYGAGGPNDISARLFGEYLGRRLGQTFIVENKAGAGTRLGNEYVAHARPDGYTILYAAAPYATLEALYGKLGYDPKKDLVPIAMAAMVPLFLVVNAQLPVKNVKELIAYGKSRTNGLTFGSPGNGSQPHLAAELLFRDADVKGLTVQYRGDAMAYTDLLAGRLDGTLTAITAALPHIQSGKLRVLGVASATRSEIYPEAPTLREQGLPNVVASGWYGFMAPAGTPPAIVERLEQEINRALNDADMKQKLLAQGMEARPESAAAFGKFIDSEMAKWGDVIRKAGIKGE; encoded by the coding sequence GTGAAACTGAACCGACGGACGCTATTGGGCGCCGCCGCGGCCGGCCTCTGCACCAGCCTCGCGCCACGGGTTTTCGCGCAAGGCGACTGGCCCGCGCGCCCTGTCAAGATCGTCTCGCCGTATGGCGCGGGCGGCCCGAACGATATTTCCGCCCGGCTATTCGGCGAATACCTGGGGCGCAGGCTCGGGCAAACCTTCATCGTGGAAAACAAGGCGGGCGCCGGCACCCGGCTGGGCAACGAGTACGTGGCGCACGCCCGCCCGGACGGCTATACCATCCTGTACGCCGCCGCGCCCTATGCGACGCTGGAAGCGCTGTATGGCAAGCTCGGGTACGACCCCAAGAAGGATCTCGTACCCATCGCCATGGCGGCCATGGTCCCGCTGTTTCTCGTGGTCAACGCGCAATTGCCGGTCAAGAACGTCAAGGAACTCATTGCCTACGGCAAGTCGCGAACCAACGGTTTGACCTTCGGCTCGCCCGGCAATGGGTCGCAACCCCACCTGGCCGCCGAACTGCTGTTCCGGGACGCCGATGTGAAAGGCCTGACGGTGCAGTATCGCGGCGACGCCATGGCGTACACGGATTTGCTGGCCGGCCGTCTCGATGGCACGCTGACAGCCATTACCGCTGCCCTGCCGCATATCCAGAGCGGCAAGCTGCGTGTCCTGGGCGTCGCGTCCGCCACGCGCAGCGAGATCTATCCGGAGGCGCCCACCCTGCGCGAACAAGGCTTGCCCAATGTGGTCGCATCAGGATGGTATGGCTTCATGGCGCCAGCGGGTACGCCGCCGGCCATCGTGGAAAGGCTGGAACAGGAAATCAACCGCGCGTTGAACGATGCCGACATGAAGCAGAAGTTGCTGGCACAGGGCATGGAGGCCCGCCCCGAAAGCGCCGCGGCATTCGGGAAGTTCATCGACAGCGAAATGGCCAAGTGGGGCGACGTGATACGCAAGGCCGGTATCAAGGGCGAGTGA
- the pip gene encoding prolyl aminopeptidase, whose amino-acid sequence MLFPAIEPYRHGMLDTGDGHQVYWELCGNPAGKPAVFLHGGPGSGCAPVHRQLFDPDQYNVLLFDQRGCGRSRPHASLENNTTWHLVEDMERLRVDVAGAERWLVFGGSWGSTLALAYAQAHPGRTAALVLRGIFTVRRSEVQWYYQHGASELFPDLWEDFLAPIPAEERGDMVAAYHRRLTGTDAAARLRAAKAWSRWEDSTITMLPSTRHQQSHAADLAALAFARIENHYFVNEGFMTEGQLIRDAHKLRDIPGVIVQGRYDVCTPMRTAWDLHRAWPEAQLHVVPDAGHAFDEPGILTRLLEATNRYAATGRP is encoded by the coding sequence ATGCTATTTCCTGCGATCGAGCCCTACCGTCACGGCATGCTGGACACCGGCGACGGTCACCAGGTGTATTGGGAGCTGTGCGGCAATCCCGCGGGCAAGCCGGCGGTGTTCCTGCACGGCGGCCCGGGTAGCGGCTGCGCGCCGGTGCATCGGCAACTCTTCGACCCGGATCAGTACAACGTGTTGCTGTTCGACCAGCGCGGTTGCGGCCGTTCGCGCCCGCACGCGAGCCTGGAGAACAACACGACCTGGCACCTGGTGGAGGACATGGAACGCTTGCGCGTCGACGTCGCCGGGGCCGAGCGTTGGCTGGTGTTTGGCGGCTCTTGGGGCTCTACCCTGGCCCTGGCCTACGCGCAGGCGCATCCCGGCCGCACGGCGGCCCTGGTCCTGCGGGGCATTTTCACGGTGCGGCGGTCGGAGGTGCAGTGGTATTACCAGCACGGCGCATCGGAACTCTTCCCCGATTTGTGGGAGGACTTCCTGGCGCCCATCCCGGCCGAAGAGCGCGGCGACATGGTCGCCGCCTACCACCGGCGGCTGACGGGCACCGACGCCGCGGCGCGACTGCGCGCCGCCAAGGCGTGGAGCCGTTGGGAGGACAGCACCATAACCATGCTGCCCAGCACCCGACACCAGCAAAGCCATGCCGCCGACCTGGCGGCCTTGGCCTTCGCCCGCATCGAGAACCACTACTTCGTCAACGAGGGCTTCATGACGGAGGGGCAGCTCATCCGCGACGCGCACAAGCTGCGTGACATTCCCGGCGTGATCGTGCAGGGCCGCTACGACGTGTGCACCCCGATGCGGACGGCATGGGATCTGCACAGGGCTTGGCCGGAAGCCCAGCTCCATGTCGTACCAGACGCGGGCCATGCCTTCGACGAGCCCGGCATTCTTACGCGCCTGCTGGAAGCCACCAACCGCTATGCCGCAACGGGGCGGCCATAG